The following proteins are encoded in a genomic region of Synechococcus sp. CBW1002:
- a CDS encoding MBL fold metallo-hydrolase — MAVAGFRRFRPLATLTATSVLAGTTLAGAALTPAALAAGGVTITSYGHSALLIRGGGATVLVNPFKAVGCAAGLSEPRVGADVILASSRLLDEGAPVASGRMLVTPGSYRVAGLQIEGIAAPHDRVGGRRFGQSTLWRWQQGGLTFAHLGGTAARLAPADRVLLGTPDVLIIGVGGGAKVYTGAEAAEVVRELKPRRVIPVQHNSGKEKPDCDQGSVEPFLQAMAGTPVKRVGSSVTLPGKLSEGTEIMVMR, encoded by the coding sequence ATGGCTGTTGCCGGTTTCCGCCGATTCCGCCCCCTGGCGACGCTCACGGCCACCAGCGTGCTGGCGGGAACCACCCTGGCAGGAGCGGCCCTCACCCCGGCTGCGCTGGCTGCAGGCGGGGTAACCATCACCAGCTATGGCCACAGCGCCCTGTTGATCCGTGGCGGCGGCGCCACCGTGCTGGTGAATCCGTTCAAGGCCGTGGGTTGTGCCGCGGGACTCAGCGAGCCGCGGGTGGGTGCCGATGTGATCCTGGCCAGCAGTCGCCTGCTGGATGAAGGAGCCCCGGTGGCCAGCGGCCGCATGCTGGTGACTCCGGGTTCCTATCGCGTCGCGGGCCTGCAGATCGAGGGGATCGCCGCACCCCATGACCGGGTCGGGGGCCGCCGCTTCGGGCAGTCCACCCTGTGGCGCTGGCAGCAGGGTGGACTCACCTTCGCTCACCTGGGCGGTACTGCCGCCAGGCTGGCCCCGGCCGATCGGGTGCTGCTGGGCACACCGGATGTGCTGATCATCGGGGTCGGCGGTGGCGCGAAGGTCTATACCGGTGCCGAGGCGGCGGAGGTTGTGCGGGAACTGAAGCCTCGCAGGGTGATCCCCGTTCAGCACAACAGCGGCAAGGAGAAGCCGGATTGCGACCAGGGCAGCGTCGAGCCCTTTCTGCAGGCCATGGCCGGGACCCCGGTGAAGCGGGTGGGCAGCAGTGTGACCCTGCCGGGCAAGCTGAGTGAGGGCACCGAGATCATGGTGATGCGCTGA